The following coding sequences are from one bacterium window:
- a CDS encoding response regulator: MPWPPNVLIASDKDLTRKLVRDSLRLLGLEIFQPVRSSREALQTLQKEKNRWQLLILDSGAAGALETVKEIREVLGAELKILLLLSAPTREEILAASEAGVNGFVAIPFSPSTLEEKMRAALGITPSSPDEGDPFRIKV, from the coding sequence ATGCCCTGGCCTCCGAATGTCCTGATCGCATCCGATAAAGACCTGACCCGAAAGCTGGTCCGCGACTCGCTCCGCCTGCTGGGCCTGGAAATCTTCCAGCCGGTTCGCTCATCGAGAGAAGCGCTTCAAACGCTGCAAAAGGAAAAAAACCGCTGGCAGCTATTGATTCTCGATTCAGGAGCCGCCGGCGCCCTTGAAACCGTCAAGGAGATCCGCGAGGTTCTCGGGGCGGAGCTCAAAATCCTGCTCCTTCTTTCCGCACCAACGCGCGAGGAAATTCTCGCGGCCTCCGAGGCGGGCGTGAATGGTTTCGTCGCCATTCCTTTCTCCCCGAGCACCCTTGAGGAAAAGATGCGCGCCGCCCTCGGAATCACCCCGTCCTCGCCTGATGAGGGAGATCCTTTCCGGATCAAGGTATAG